A segment of the bacterium genome:
AGTATAACCAAATTCAGAAGAACTCAGTTAAAAACAAAGGAGAAAAAATGGGTATTAGCATTGGTCTTGTTGGTTTAGGTTCATTTGGTACCAATTTTGCAGACAGTTTTAAGGCTCACCCTTATGTTGATCGGATAGCATTATGTGACAGAGAACCAGAAAGGGTAAAAAAGATAGCAGAAGACCCGTTTATGCAACATAAGTTTGACCCGAAAGATGCCTACTTCACACTTGATGATATATGCAAAGCGGATCTGGATGCTCTTGTTATAATGACTCAGCCGTGGTTACATGCTCCCCAGTGTATACAAGCATTAAAATCTGGCAAACAGGTAATGTCTGCTGTTCCCATTATAAGTGTTCCAGATAGCGACGAAATACTCGATTGGTGCGATAAACTTGTAAGAACAGTAGAGGAGACCGGTAACCATTATATGCTTATGGAAACATCCTACTACCACCCAGAAATGATGTTTTTAAGACGCAAAAACAAGGAAGGCGCATTTGGTAGATTTATAAGCGCTGAATGTGAATATAGCCACGATTATTCTGGTGCTTGGGGATGTAACTTGGTTCAAGTAGGAAAAGCAAGAGGTGATAGCCAAGCAGGGAAAGAATGGAGAAAAACTGTAAAAGAAAAATATACTTCCAAAGGAATAAGGGGAGGTCCTATGCACTATCCCACCCATTCTGTCTCTGGCCCTTGCTCAATTATGGGAGCACACGCTGTTAAAGTGTCTGCTTTAGGGATACCCTTCACAGGTTACGATTCTTACGGTAAAGGTGGTATGGCTAATACAACGGGTTTCTTCCATATGAGCAACGGTGCTACAATTACAGCAAGGGAATACCGAGAAATAACCGGGCACGGGTATGAGATAAATATTTATGGAACAAATGGAACCTGGCGAGATAGGAAGTGGCATTGGACAAAAAGAGAGTATAACGATGACCCTGCAAATTTTAGACCTGAAAAAGGAATAGATGAATTAACCCGTGAAGAGATGAGAGATCCCCTACCAAGAGAAGTTCAAAAAGGATTTATACTTGCAGAAAACCATTTTCTTACTGCAAACGAGGTTGAGAATATGGACTACACTCCAAAAGGACACTACGGTTCTCATCCATTTCTTGTTCACGAATTTATTGATGCTGTTGCGCAAAGAAGAACTCCTGCCATAAACGTTTGGGAATCTGTAAGATATATGGCAATGGGTGCAGTTGCCCACAAGTCTGCATTAAAAGATGGAGAACTGCTTGATATACCTGATTGGGGAGATGCTCCTAAGTAAAATGGCAGTTTACAGACAGAAATCGTAAAACAGAAAGCCCCCTACTATAACTTTAGTAGGGGGCTTTTTACTTTTATTTTTCAATACCTTCAATATCTGGAACCTCTATATTGATTTGTAGGTTCTGCTCAACATCGTTAGTTTCAACACCACGCCTGCTCATATCTTTCAAATATTTATCAAAAGCGCCTGGTTTTATGGCTTTAGGAGTAATAGTTACACCTTCAAGTTCTCCAGCAGATATATCTGTTAACATTTCTGGCATAGCAGCAACGTGAGGAGTTAAAAATATAAGAAGTTCTGTTTTTGTGTTATCAGAAGTGGTACGTCTGAAAAGTGTATTTATTAAAGGTATATCACCAAGTAAAGGGATTTTTCTCACTTCTTCTGTCTTTTTATCCTCCATAAGCCCACCAATAACTATAGTTTGTCCGTCCTGAATAGCCACTCTACTTGTTGCAGAACGTTTAGCAAATACTGGAGCATTAACATTTTCTGATATAGGTACAGTTGTTCCAGTTAAAGCCGAAATTTCTGGAGTAACATCAAGAATAACCAACCCTGCAGGGTTAATATGAGGAGTGACAGTTAATATTATTCCAATATCTTGATATTGTATAGTATTTATAGTTTGACCGGAATCTGTCATACGAGAATTGGTGATAAAAGGAACCCTCTGCCCAACAGTAATCCTTGCGGCTTGGTTATCACTTCCAAGGATATACGGACGAGAGAGAACATCAAGTTTACCCACCTTTTGCAGAGCACTAACAGCCATTGATAAATCCTGCTCAACCAAACTTATACCCAACCCTGAAGTGGGATCAGAAACCCCAAATTTACTAAATATTTTTCTGCTTCCATCAGAAGTGAGGTTAAGTAATGAGAACTCTGTCCCCAAATCAAGAGATTTATCGTGGGTAACCTCAGCAATAAGAACCTTAATAAGCACCTGAGGAACTGGTTTATCAAGGTCTTCAATAATCTCTTTTACACGTTCAAAATGTTTAGAAGCCGTCATAACCATCAGAGAATTCGTATCTGCATCTGCAACCACATATACCTGCCCAACAAGATTGCTGGCTGTTAGAGTAGTTGCCATTGCAGTACTTTGCGCTCGCTGGGTAGCCGTTCTGGCAGCAGCCGCTCTTCCAGCAGTACCAGTAGCACTTGTCCCAAAAAGATTATTCAATATTGCTTCAATATTCTTTGCCTTAGCGTTTTTTACACTATAAAGAAAAACAGCTTGCTCCTCGGCAGGACTTGAATCTAATTCCTTTACAATATCTTCAACAACTTTCATAACATCAGGGGGAGCACTTACCATTAAAATGTTGGTCCTATCATCAGACGATGCGTTAACTTTAACATTGGCTTGTCCTCCATCTGCAGGGGCAGCAGTTCGAGTTGCTTGTGTTTGACCTGCTCTACCCGTAAATCGTGCAGATGCTTGTACTACCCCAGGTTGTCCAGGACGTTGTGCGACCTGCTCAACTTTAAACATTTCGTTTATAAGTCGTGCCGTAGACGAAGCGTTAGCATATTCAAGCTGAAAGATTTTAACCTCAGCAACAGTAGAAACAACTGTATCTAAAGCTTTAACAATCTCTACAATACGTTTGATGTTTGCCTC
Coding sequences within it:
- the gspD gene encoding type II secretion system secretin GspD, with the translated sequence MKILRKSSLILFAFWVLGEIFTLNAQEVEPVPKKVTTPVETILGVGVDASKPSVQTVPLLPKEEVEVPKEKTIRLNFKDAPLDTILQYMSEVAGFSVIRETTVEGRITVISRQPITLPESVALLNVALKEKGYAAISMGKTLKIVPLSDAKKRNIPVRSGNNPDLIEPTDMVVTQIIPIRYLNITQLKQDLTPLLPTYAELTANVSSSSLILTDTEANIKRIVEIVKALDTVVSTVAEVKIFQLEYANASSTARLINEMFKVEQVAQRPGQPGVVQASARFTGRAGQTQATRTAAPADGGQANVKVNASSDDRTNILMVSAPPDVMKVVEDIVKELDSSPAEEQAVFLYSVKNAKAKNIEAILNNLFGTSATGTAGRAAAARTATQRAQSTAMATTLTASNLVGQVYVVADADTNSLMVMTASKHFERVKEIIEDLDKPVPQVLIKVLIAEVTHDKSLDLGTEFSLLNLTSDGSRKIFSKFGVSDPTSGLGISLVEQDLSMAVSALQKVGKLDVLSRPYILGSDNQAARITVGQRVPFITNSRMTDSGQTINTIQYQDIGIILTVTPHINPAGLVILDVTPEISALTGTTVPISENVNAPVFAKRSATSRVAIQDGQTIVIGGLMEDKKTEEVRKIPLLGDIPLINTLFRRTTSDNTKTELLIFLTPHVAAMPEMLTDISAGELEGVTITPKAIKPGAFDKYLKDMSRRGVETNDVEQNLQINIEVPDIEGIEK
- a CDS encoding Gfo/Idh/MocA family oxidoreductase; amino-acid sequence: MGISIGLVGLGSFGTNFADSFKAHPYVDRIALCDREPERVKKIAEDPFMQHKFDPKDAYFTLDDICKADLDALVIMTQPWLHAPQCIQALKSGKQVMSAVPIISVPDSDEILDWCDKLVRTVEETGNHYMLMETSYYHPEMMFLRRKNKEGAFGRFISAECEYSHDYSGAWGCNLVQVGKARGDSQAGKEWRKTVKEKYTSKGIRGGPMHYPTHSVSGPCSIMGAHAVKVSALGIPFTGYDSYGKGGMANTTGFFHMSNGATITAREYREITGHGYEINIYGTNGTWRDRKWHWTKREYNDDPANFRPEKGIDELTREEMRDPLPREVQKGFILAENHFLTANEVENMDYTPKGHYGSHPFLVHEFIDAVAQRRTPAINVWESVRYMAMGAVAHKSALKDGELLDIPDWGDAPK